One Triticum dicoccoides isolate Atlit2015 ecotype Zavitan chromosome 5B, WEW_v2.0, whole genome shotgun sequence genomic window carries:
- the LOC119305944 gene encoding PTI1-like tyrosine-protein kinase At3g15890, translating into MINRCLCCVAPGGDSEPEAAPSRRRSRDPSRRGSKNKNRSVEFPWEMYTLKELLQATNNFNESNKLGEGGFGTVYWGRTSKGVEIAVKRLKAMTAKAEMEFAIEVEILGRVRHKNLLSLRGFYAGGDERLIVYDYMPNHSLLTHLHPHRGTPASQQHPPLDWPRRLAIALGAAQGLAYLHHEASPHIIHRDIKASNVLLDADLVPKVADFGFAKLIPEGVSHLTTRVKGTLGYLAPEYAMWGKVSESCDVYSFGVLLLELVSARRPLEKLPGGVKREIVQWAGPLVERRKWDRLADPRLTGRFDAVQLRAVVETAMLCSQSNAEGRPTMAEVVEMLRFGGERRNREIVPVADAASQDTTVTMDREDDVTGSSEPLDRGRSWKLTTLR; encoded by the exons ATGATCAACCGGTGCCTCTGCTGCGTCGCCCCCGGCGGCGACTCCGAGCCGGAGGCTGCCCCCAGCCGCCGCCGGAG CAGGGATCCGTCGAGGAGGGGGTCCAAGAACAAGAACAGGAGCGTGGAGTTCCCCTGGGAGATGTACACCCTCAAGGAGCTCCTCCAGGCCACCAACAACTTCAACGAGAGCAACAAGCTCGGCGAGGGCGGCTTCGGCACCGTCTACTGGGGCCGCACCTCCAAGGGCGTCGAG ATTGCAGTGAAGCGGCTGAAGGCGATGACGGCCAAGGCGGAGATGGAGTTCGCCATCGAGGTGGAGATCCTGGGCCGTGTTCGGCACAAGAACCTGCTCAGCCTCCGCGGCTTCTACGCCGGCGGCGACGAGCGGCTCATCGTGTACGACTACATGCCCAACCACAGCCTGCTCACCCACCTCCATCCGCACCGCGGCACCCCGGCCTCCCAGCAGCACCCGCCGCTCGACTGGCCCCGCCGCCTCGCCATCGCCCTCGGCGCCGCCCAGGGCCTCGCGTACCTGCACCACGAGGCCAGCCCGCACATCATCCACCGCGACATCAAGGCCAGCAACGTGCTGCTGGACGCGGACCTCGTGCCCAAGGTGGCCGACTTCGGCTTCGCCAAGCTCATCCCGGAGGGCGTCTCCCATCTCACCACGCGGGTCAAGGGCACGCTCGGGTACCTGGCGCCGGAGTACGCCATGTGGGGGAAAGTCTCCGAGAGCTGCGACGTCTACAGCTTCGGCGTGCTGTTGCTGGAGCTTGTCAGCGCGCGCCGCCCGCTGGAGAAGCTGCCGGGCGGCGTCAAGCGAGAGATCGTGCAGTGGGCGGGGCCGCTCGTGGAGCGCCGCAAGTGGGACCGCCTCGCCGACCCCAGGCTCACCGGGCGGTTCGACGCCGTGCAGCTCCGGGCAGTGGTCGAGACGGCCATGCTGTGCTCGCAGAGCAACGCAGAGGGCAGGCCGACCATGGCCGAGGTCGTCGAGATGCTCAGGTTCGGCGGCGAGCGGCGGAACAGGGAGATCGTGCCGGTGGCGGACGCCGCCAGCCAGGACACCACCGTGACCATGGACCGTGAGGACGACGTTACCGGCAGCAGCGAGCCGCTGGACAGGGGCCGCAGCTGGAAGCTGACGACGCTGAGGTGA